A single genomic interval of Corylus avellana chromosome ca10, CavTom2PMs-1.0 harbors:
- the LOC132164251 gene encoding proteasome subunit beta type-4-like: protein MDSNQAAKQHSLVGSEADSQRTLYPYVTGTSVVALKYKDGILMAADMGGSYGSTLRYKSVERLKAVGKHSLLGASGEISDFQEILRYLDELILYDNMWDDGNSFGPKEVHSYLTRVMYNRRNKFDPLWNSLVLGGVKNGQKYLGMVSMIGVNFEDNHVATGFGNHLARPLLRDEWHENLSFEDGVKLLEKCMRVLLYRDRSAINKLQIAKITEEGVTISPPYALKTFWGFSAFENPTVGAEGSW, encoded by the exons ATGGATTCAAACCAAGCTGCCAAGCAGCATAGCCTAGTGGGCTCTGAAGCTGATTCTCAAAGAACTCT GTACCCATATGTTACTGGGACGTCCGTAGTTGCTCTGAAATACAAAGATGGAATTCTTATGGCTGCTGATATGGGAG GCTCCTATGGGTCTACCCTGAGATACAAGAGTGTGGAGCGATTGAAGGCTGTTGGAAAACATTCTCTTCTTGGTGCAAGCGGGGAAATAAGTGACTTTCAGGAGATTTTACGTTATCTCGATGAGCTTAT CCTGTATGACAACATGTGGGATGATGGGAATTCTTTTGGGCCTAAAGAGGTGCACAGCTATTTAACTCGTGTGATGTATAATAGGCGCAACAAGTTTGATCCACTGTGGAACTCACTTGTTCTTGGTGGAGTGAAAAATGGGCAGAAGTACCTTGGCATG GTTAGCATGATAGGTGTAAATTTTGAGGATAACCATGTAGCAACTGGGTTTGGAAATCACCTTGCCCGGCCTCTTCTTCGTGATGAGTGGCATGAGAACTTGAGTTTTGAAGATGGTGTTAAGTTACTGGAGAAATGTATGCGTGTACTTCTATATCGTGACCGGTCTGCTATCAACAAGCTTCAG ATAGCAAAGATCACAGAAGAGGGTGTAACTATTTCACCACCGTACGCATTGAAGACTTTCTGGGGATTTTCTGCTTTCGAGAACCCAACAGTGGGTGCCGAGGGATCTTGGTAG